A single region of the Mechercharimyces sp. CAU 1602 genome encodes:
- a CDS encoding GDSL-type esterase/lipase family protein produces MDRVVYLALGDSLTEGVGAERMDCSFAHQFFEQLSRSDQCVMRNWGISGLTSGELFHLLQTSACQRLLPSCSHISVTIGGGDFIDLYRSGLTMPKIYRTMNQVIEQVSQSLEVIRKYNPEGMVYVLGYYIPRPAYDIALPLASYLLRRMNRSMMKICKKYQGELVDPFDSFYQRYDYFADDVHPNQMGYDALAALFARTAVSLAQQEPSVQ; encoded by the coding sequence ATGGATCGAGTGGTATATCTGGCTTTAGGCGATTCCCTAACAGAAGGAGTAGGGGCGGAACGGATGGATTGTAGTTTTGCTCACCAGTTTTTTGAGCAGCTCAGCCGTTCAGACCAATGTGTGATGCGCAACTGGGGGATTTCCGGACTTACTTCAGGTGAACTTTTTCATCTGTTACAAACCTCTGCGTGCCAACGACTTCTCCCTTCCTGTTCGCATATCTCTGTTACTATCGGTGGTGGGGATTTTATCGATCTGTACCGGAGTGGATTAACGATGCCCAAAATTTATCGCACAATGAATCAAGTGATAGAGCAGGTGAGCCAATCCCTGGAAGTCATACGCAAATATAACCCTGAAGGGATGGTATATGTATTGGGATATTATATCCCACGACCTGCCTACGATATTGCTCTTCCGCTAGCTTCTTATCTCCTGCGCAGAATGAATCGGTCGATGATGAAAATATGTAAAAAATATCAAGGTGAGTTGGTTGATCCTTTTGATTCCTTTTACCAACGTTATGACTACTTTGCCGATGATGTGCATCCAAACCAGATGGGATACGATGCGCTGGCAGCATTGTTTGCTCGTACTGCTGTCTCCCTTGCACAACAAGAACCTTCTGTACAATAA
- a CDS encoding N-acetylmuramoyl-L-alanine amidase — protein sequence MTRLVIDPGHGGNDPGATNGSYQEKNFTLMIALKVRDYLLSRYNVEIYMTRTTDATVSLTTRTSMANALDADYYCSIHINAGGGTGFESYIYNGSVSQDTITKRNIIHDRIMQTIGSKYGVRNRGKKRANFHVLRETRMPAVLTENMFIDTSSDLALLLNPTFINDLAVATAEGLASALNLSPISFNLYKVIAGSFTIRSNADSRVTFLSNKGIDSFVLPTTINGSTYYRVQAGAYTDRNNAEAQLARINAAGISDAFIISV from the coding sequence ATGACACGTCTCGTTATTGATCCAGGACACGGCGGAAATGATCCCGGTGCCACCAATGGATCTTATCAAGAAAAAAATTTTACGTTAATGATCGCCTTAAAGGTACGAGATTACCTGCTTAGTCGTTATAATGTAGAGATTTATATGACGCGGACGACAGATGCGACTGTTAGCCTTACTACCCGTACCAGTATGGCAAATGCATTGGATGCTGATTACTATTGTTCCATCCATATTAACGCTGGTGGGGGAACCGGATTCGAAAGTTATATATATAATGGCTCCGTATCACAGGACACCATTACCAAACGAAATATTATCCATGATCGCATTATGCAGACCATCGGTTCTAAATACGGAGTGCGCAACCGTGGAAAAAAGAGAGCCAATTTCCATGTACTGCGCGAAACAAGGATGCCTGCTGTGCTTACAGAAAATATGTTTATTGATACGAGTAGTGACCTCGCTCTACTTTTAAACCCCACTTTTATTAATGATCTGGCTGTTGCCACGGCTGAAGGATTAGCTTCTGCACTCAATCTGTCTCCCATCTCTTTTAACCTATACAAGGTGATTGCTGGATCTTTTACTATCCGGAGCAATGCGGATAGCCGAGTTACCTTTCTTTCTAACAAAGGGATTGACTCCTTCGTTCTCCCCACCACTATTAATGGTTCCACTTACTACCGTGTTCAGGCAGGTGCTTACACGGACCGCAATAATGCCGAGGCACAATTAGCACGGATCAACGCTGCAGGGATTTCCGATGCTTTTATCATTTCCGTTTGA
- a CDS encoding S8 family peptidase: MDKNILRQRKLCRLGGTQIITWNVKRVLGEEQAGRYPNLGKGVRVGVIDTGIDLTHPDLANNVQGGVNFIQTDQPPQDENGHGTHVAGIIGARNSRTGIIGVAPAVSLYAIKVLDKDGLGSMRTLIHGIKWGIDNRMDILNISITGETSSPPELVEIIELATKKGILVIAASGNRGNLRGKGDCVESPARLPSVEAVAALDRQNRRALFSATGPEINIAAPGVQILSTYLDGQYAKMSGTSMAAPHVSGVAALLKCAYPQANNKKLRLLLHRQARRLTSKRMDRLTGAGLVRAWTKRGRV, encoded by the coding sequence GTGGATAAAAATATTTTGCGACAACGAAAACTGTGTCGGCTTGGAGGAACACAAATCATTACTTGGAATGTGAAACGGGTCTTGGGGGAGGAGCAGGCAGGTCGTTATCCAAACTTAGGCAAGGGAGTCCGTGTGGGTGTCATCGACACAGGTATTGATCTGACTCACCCCGACTTAGCAAACAATGTCCAAGGGGGAGTAAACTTTATCCAAACTGACCAACCTCCGCAAGATGAGAATGGCCATGGTACCCATGTAGCAGGTATTATAGGTGCCCGTAATAGTCGGACTGGAATTATTGGAGTTGCTCCTGCTGTGTCACTTTATGCGATTAAGGTGTTAGACAAAGATGGATTAGGATCGATGCGAACTCTTATTCATGGGATCAAGTGGGGCATTGATAATAGAATGGATATTTTAAATATTAGTATTACCGGGGAAACTTCTAGCCCGCCAGAGTTAGTAGAAATTATAGAATTAGCAACAAAAAAAGGGATTTTAGTCATTGCAGCTAGTGGAAACAGAGGCAATTTGAGAGGTAAAGGGGATTGTGTAGAATCACCTGCACGCTTACCGTCGGTGGAGGCAGTAGCTGCTTTGGATCGTCAAAATAGACGCGCCTTATTTTCAGCGACCGGGCCAGAAATTAATATTGCCGCCCCCGGAGTACAAATTTTGAGTACCTATTTAGATGGACAGTATGCTAAGATGAGCGGGACATCGATGGCAGCACCGCATGTTTCTGGAGTAGCCGCTTTGTTAAAATGTGCTTACCCACAAGCTAATAACAAAAAATTGCGTCTTTTACTACATCGACAAGCGCGTAGATTGACGAGCAAAAGAATGGATCGTTTAACCGGAGCAGGCTTGGTGCGAGCTTGGACGAAGCGAGGAAGAGTATAA
- a CDS encoding alkaline phosphatase: protein MKKRMIALTGLLAITLLTNGMIPASAHSKSFHTGPKAKNVILIVGDGMGQAHRDAIRLHTVGLSGKLAMDKMPVAGFVRTRPADDFLTDSGAAATAMAIGMKTKRKSIGVDADGKSKETALEFAKRKGKATGIVTTGRITDATTAAFAAHVESRKQEGEIARQYIEESQPDVILGGGENFFYPAGVEGRYADTDESYSQSEHGDLVEKAKAEGYQYVANAEELDLVRGKKILGLFANEEMFEAAEEGGSYEPVVPLADMTKKALQTLSKNRKGFFLVIEDEGIDSMSHKNNAAMMLKAGEQLDAAVDVARRFAKDNRDTLVIVVGDHETGGLSIEKVDDGDESGDGISQEDGPFPITGSNEEFTLDWTTKGHTAVNIPLTAMGVGAHRLAGVYENTHIYTAMIKAMQHR, encoded by the coding sequence ATGAAAAAACGAATGATAGCTTTAACGGGATTGCTTGCAATCACCTTATTAACAAACGGGATGATTCCTGCCTCAGCCCATTCAAAGTCGTTTCATACTGGGCCAAAAGCAAAAAATGTGATATTGATTGTAGGTGATGGTATGGGACAAGCTCATCGAGATGCAATTCGCCTGCATACCGTAGGTTTAAGTGGGAAATTGGCGATGGATAAAATGCCGGTGGCAGGGTTTGTTCGCACTCGTCCGGCGGATGATTTCCTTACAGATTCAGGGGCGGCGGCGACTGCGATGGCTATCGGAATGAAGACCAAGCGTAAAAGTATCGGCGTGGATGCGGATGGTAAGAGCAAAGAGACGGCACTGGAGTTTGCAAAGCGCAAAGGTAAAGCGACGGGTATTGTAACTACAGGTCGTATTACGGACGCCACTACAGCTGCCTTCGCTGCGCATGTGGAGAGCCGGAAGCAGGAGGGTGAGATTGCCCGCCAGTATATCGAAGAGAGTCAACCAGATGTAATCCTCGGGGGAGGGGAGAATTTTTTCTACCCAGCAGGTGTGGAAGGCAGGTATGCAGATACGGATGAGAGCTACAGCCAGAGTGAGCACGGGGATTTGGTAGAAAAAGCAAAGGCAGAGGGGTATCAATATGTAGCCAATGCGGAAGAGTTAGATTTAGTACGGGGAAAGAAGATTTTAGGACTGTTTGCAAATGAAGAGATGTTTGAAGCCGCAGAGGAGGGTGGCTCATATGAACCGGTTGTTCCGTTAGCAGATATGACGAAAAAAGCCCTTCAAACTTTATCTAAAAATCGAAAAGGTTTTTTCTTAGTGATTGAAGATGAGGGTATTGATAGTATGAGCCATAAGAACAACGCTGCCATGATGCTGAAAGCAGGGGAACAGCTAGATGCTGCCGTTGATGTGGCGCGTAGATTTGCAAAGGATAATCGTGATACCCTTGTTATTGTAGTGGGGGACCATGAAACAGGTGGACTTAGCATTGAGAAAGTGGACGATGGTGATGAATCAGGCGATGGCATCTCCCAAGAAGATGGCCCTTTCCCGATTACCGGTTCCAATGAGGAATTTACGCTCGATTGGACGACGAAAGGTCATACCGCTGTTAATATTCCTTTGACCGCGATGGGGGTAGGTGCTCACCGTTTAGCAGGTGTTTATGAAAATACACATATCTATACGGCGATGATAAAAGCCATGCAGCACCGTTAA
- a CDS encoding hemolysin family protein, translating to MDDPSLFSTIFNLILVVFLVLLNGFFVASEFALVKVRTTRLAKLTEQGNKRAKMAQKLVGNLDAYLSATQLGITLASLGLGWIGEPFLSHAVIEPLLGAFGLPEWLLQTISFGTAFAIITFLHIVLGEMAPKSLAIRRAESTTLWIAAPLNLFYKLFYPFIWFLNGSANLILKWLGIGLQSDHQLAHTEDEIRMLMAQSHRSGMIDQTELSLFDNIFEFADRVAREIMVPRVNIICLYTEDTFEQNLEVIKQAGVTRIPLCREDKDDIIGVIHIRDVYEQLLNGNQPDLETLVRPNVLVPETMEIKDVLRTLQKNKAGMAIVVDEYGGTAGLVTTEDIIEEIVGEIQDEFDDERPFYTKNGEETSIDARLLIEEVNDYFGMDIDDENNDTIGGWFFSQLQKVPEVNDAVTYLSWTFVVKEVDQRSVTRLVVTQNPLEIEREEDEQTPPAPTS from the coding sequence TTGGATGACCCCAGTTTATTCAGCACCATATTCAACTTAATACTCGTTGTTTTTCTCGTCCTACTCAATGGCTTTTTTGTCGCCTCTGAGTTTGCTCTGGTAAAGGTTCGTACCACTCGCTTAGCCAAACTGACCGAACAAGGGAATAAGCGTGCCAAAATGGCGCAAAAGCTTGTCGGCAATCTAGATGCATACCTATCTGCTACACAACTCGGGATTACACTTGCTTCTCTCGGACTTGGGTGGATCGGTGAACCCTTCTTATCACATGCTGTCATCGAGCCCCTATTAGGTGCATTCGGTTTGCCCGAGTGGTTATTACAGACGATTTCATTCGGAACTGCATTTGCCATTATCACCTTTCTTCATATTGTCTTGGGAGAAATGGCACCGAAATCACTAGCGATCCGCCGTGCGGAATCTACAACACTATGGATTGCAGCACCTCTTAATTTGTTTTATAAGCTTTTTTATCCCTTTATTTGGTTCCTTAATGGCTCTGCCAATCTTATTCTAAAGTGGCTGGGAATCGGTCTCCAAAGCGACCACCAGCTAGCTCATACAGAGGATGAGATACGGATGCTGATGGCCCAAAGTCATCGGAGTGGCATGATTGACCAAACAGAGCTCTCACTGTTTGACAATATCTTTGAGTTTGCTGATCGAGTTGCACGTGAAATCATGGTTCCTCGTGTGAACATCATTTGTTTATATACGGAAGATACATTTGAACAAAATTTAGAGGTTATTAAGCAGGCAGGTGTGACGCGAATTCCTCTCTGTCGTGAAGATAAAGATGACATTATCGGTGTCATTCATATCCGCGATGTATATGAGCAACTATTAAATGGTAATCAACCTGACTTAGAAACATTGGTGCGCCCCAATGTCTTGGTACCAGAAACCATGGAGATCAAAGATGTGTTACGCACCCTACAGAAAAATAAAGCAGGCATGGCCATTGTTGTCGATGAGTATGGAGGAACAGCCGGCTTGGTCACAACTGAGGATATTATCGAAGAGATTGTCGGTGAGATCCAAGATGAGTTTGATGATGAACGCCCATTTTACACAAAAAATGGGGAAGAAACCTCAATCGATGCACGACTTCTCATCGAGGAAGTAAACGATTACTTCGGTATGGATATTGACGATGAGAATAACGACACCATTGGAGGCTGGTTCTTCTCCCAGCTACAAAAAGTACCCGAAGTTAATGACGCAGTAACTTACCTGTCATGGACCTTCGTCGTAAAAGAAGTAGATCAACGAAGTGTAACTCGCCTCGTCGTAACCCAGAACCCTCTCGAAATAGAAAGAGAGGAAGACGAACAAACACCCCCAGCACCTACCAGCTAG
- the mgtE gene encoding magnesium transporter, whose product MTQSTTHVIDIAQIQVYLQKRDLKRLRPLLDELQPYDLAQIFFQLSPQLQRLLLEHLTRDEIGELLEELESPDQQAVLETLGAEKTAQVLNRMSSDEVADLLGELEDSNVQKLLTTMEKGEAEKVRALLDYPEDTAGGKMTTEYVSVYNHFTADDVIQYLREEAPQAETVYYIFVTDADDRLVGVVSLRELLIAQPNTLIRDIMYERVISVPADMDQEEVAKLLERYDFLAIPVTDEEERLLGIITVDDIIDVLIEEAQEDISRLSAVGYTEKEVITHPFSSARLRIPWLLLLLLIGVFTANLLGFFEHTIQQVAALTFFMPMIAGMTGNTGTQSLALVIRGLSTGQLTRDKYLRVLGQEGIVGMIIASICSTIIIAVVTFLEGNIYLGLVIGAALWCTLLIGTFVGTLIPLLLNIAKVDPVVASGPLITTLNDVFSLIIYFGLATLFIQLL is encoded by the coding sequence TTGACTCAGTCCACCACTCATGTAATAGATATCGCTCAAATACAAGTTTATCTGCAGAAAAGAGACCTTAAGCGTTTACGACCTTTGCTCGATGAATTACAGCCATATGACTTAGCCCAAATCTTCTTCCAACTCAGCCCCCAACTCCAACGCTTGTTATTGGAACATTTGACACGTGATGAGATTGGTGAACTGTTAGAAGAGCTAGAGTCTCCCGATCAGCAAGCAGTGTTAGAAACACTTGGCGCGGAAAAAACAGCGCAAGTATTAAACCGCATGTCATCGGATGAGGTGGCCGACCTCTTAGGTGAGTTAGAAGATAGCAATGTACAAAAGCTTCTTACTACCATGGAGAAAGGCGAAGCGGAAAAAGTACGCGCCCTGCTCGATTATCCGGAAGATACCGCTGGCGGAAAGATGACGACCGAGTATGTCAGCGTATATAATCATTTTACCGCTGATGATGTGATTCAATATTTACGTGAAGAAGCTCCTCAAGCGGAAACCGTTTATTATATCTTTGTCACGGATGCGGATGACCGCCTGGTAGGTGTGGTCTCCTTACGCGAGCTGTTAATTGCGCAACCAAATACTCTGATTCGTGACATTATGTATGAGCGGGTGATTTCAGTCCCGGCTGATATGGATCAAGAAGAAGTAGCCAAACTATTGGAGCGCTATGACTTCCTCGCTATTCCTGTCACTGATGAAGAAGAACGTCTGCTCGGTATTATTACCGTCGATGATATTATTGATGTTCTGATCGAAGAAGCCCAGGAGGATATTTCTAGGTTATCTGCCGTTGGTTATACTGAAAAAGAGGTAATTACCCACCCTTTTTCTTCTGCGCGCCTTCGGATTCCCTGGTTGTTGCTACTCTTGCTCATCGGTGTCTTTACAGCCAACCTACTTGGTTTCTTTGAACATACGATTCAACAAGTCGCAGCTCTCACTTTCTTCATGCCAATGATTGCTGGCATGACAGGAAATACAGGAACACAGTCCTTAGCACTCGTAATTCGGGGACTTTCTACTGGGCAACTAACTCGAGATAAATATTTGCGTGTGCTTGGTCAAGAAGGCATTGTCGGTATGATTATCGCTTCGATTTGCAGCACTATCATCATTGCTGTTGTTACCTTCCTCGAAGGAAACATCTATCTTGGATTAGTTATCGGTGCAGCCCTGTGGTGCACCCTCTTAATCGGCACATTTGTTGGAACCTTGATTCCATTACTACTCAATATAGCTAAAGTGGATCCGGTAGTGGCATCAGGTCCTCTCATCACCACGTTAAATGATGTTTTCTCACTCATCATTTACTTTGGCTTAGCTACACTATTTATCCAGCTATTATAG
- a CDS encoding protease complex subunit PrcB family protein has protein sequence MIKRHIAKLTMLSFVLILAGCGTGNAPDESTNNDSSTGTQSSQEAESGGENGTMVYEKVTAKQLPDTVKAKVNEIKEEGGGHSISENEQTYLILGLGQRNTGGYQIEVTKVERKEDTVHVYAQEVTPPEGAMVTQAITYPTTVISLDNVDEQEVEFTYHIEEAK, from the coding sequence ATGATAAAACGACATATTGCAAAATTAACGATGCTTAGCTTCGTTCTTATTTTAGCCGGATGTGGGACAGGAAATGCTCCTGATGAATCAACTAACAACGATTCGTCGACAGGAACCCAGTCTAGCCAAGAAGCGGAATCAGGAGGGGAAAACGGCACCATGGTTTATGAAAAAGTGACCGCAAAACAATTACCCGATACTGTGAAAGCAAAAGTAAATGAGATTAAAGAAGAAGGTGGCGGTCATTCCATTTCAGAAAATGAACAAACCTATCTCATACTCGGATTAGGTCAACGCAATACGGGAGGGTATCAAATTGAAGTAACCAAAGTAGAACGCAAAGAGGATACTGTCCACGTCTACGCGCAAGAAGTAACGCCCCCAGAAGGGGCAATGGTCACCCAAGCGATCACCTATCCAACGACAGTCATCTCACTTGATAATGTCGATGAGCAAGAAGTAGAGTTTACCTATCATATCGAAGAAGCAAAATAA
- a CDS encoding DNA repair helicase XPB: MELPLLIDQQGRVRIKTEHPQFPQVRAQVEPFSERVKSPSGIHTYQLTPISLWNAAANGLQPAEVLEVLHRYSNGAIPLEVEEKVRQEMGRYGQIQIQRNSSGELILACHHAKVAQKLHACEWVEARTSEKEGIFYLSQSNRGRVKQQLLQWGWPVHDCGGYEGGEKLRVRLAPTTVLRDYQREAMERFYVDGGAGGGNGVLVLPCGAGKTIIGVAAIERIGKATLVLTTNRTSVQQWIRELQEKLELSEDQIGEYTGERKEVKPITVATYHILTYRRSAQQEFAHMNLFQQRDWGLIIYDEVHLLPAPIFRATAELQATRRLGLTATLVREDGREQEVFSLIGPKRYDLSWKELEHAGWIAKAHCVEIRLPLSRYLRKQMVKASKREQMRLAAENEAKDVVVQQMVEHHQGERILIIGQYLQQLERVAHRLDVPLVTGKTPNSRREQLYQQFRRGDIEVLVVSKVANFAVDLPDASVAIQLSGTFGSRQEEAQRLGRILRPKKKNEAIFYSLVSQGSVEQKHAFHRQLFLVQQGYTYHTIDADHWRDWRR; the protein is encoded by the coding sequence ATGGAGTTACCTCTACTGATAGATCAGCAAGGGCGAGTGCGAATAAAAACAGAACATCCTCAATTTCCACAAGTACGGGCTCAAGTGGAACCATTTTCTGAACGTGTTAAGAGCCCCTCTGGTATACATACTTATCAGTTAACACCTATCTCTTTATGGAATGCCGCTGCAAATGGATTGCAACCAGCAGAAGTGCTAGAGGTTCTGCATAGATATAGTAATGGAGCGATTCCATTAGAGGTGGAAGAAAAAGTGAGGCAAGAAATGGGACGGTATGGGCAAATTCAGATTCAGCGTAACAGTTCAGGTGAATTGATACTTGCTTGTCATCATGCCAAGGTTGCGCAAAAGTTGCACGCATGTGAATGGGTAGAAGCACGGACGAGTGAAAAAGAAGGCATCTTTTATTTGTCACAATCGAATCGCGGGAGAGTGAAGCAGCAACTACTCCAGTGGGGGTGGCCTGTTCACGATTGTGGAGGATATGAAGGCGGAGAAAAGCTGAGGGTGCGACTTGCTCCTACTACAGTTTTACGCGATTACCAACGAGAGGCGATGGAACGTTTTTATGTGGATGGCGGTGCAGGTGGGGGTAATGGGGTTCTTGTTCTTCCTTGCGGAGCAGGGAAAACCATAATCGGGGTTGCAGCGATAGAGAGAATTGGGAAAGCCACCTTAGTTTTAACGACCAATCGCACATCTGTACAACAATGGATAAGAGAACTTCAGGAAAAACTAGAATTGAGTGAGGATCAGATTGGTGAGTATACAGGTGAGAGAAAAGAAGTGAAGCCGATCACAGTTGCCACGTATCATATTTTGACATACCGTCGCTCTGCACAGCAGGAGTTTGCTCATATGAATCTTTTTCAACAACGTGATTGGGGTTTGATCATATACGATGAGGTTCATCTGTTACCTGCCCCTATCTTTCGTGCGACGGCTGAATTACAAGCGACACGTCGTTTAGGATTGACGGCGACGTTGGTACGAGAAGATGGACGTGAACAAGAAGTTTTTTCGCTGATTGGACCCAAGCGCTACGATCTATCTTGGAAAGAGCTAGAGCATGCTGGTTGGATTGCAAAAGCTCATTGTGTCGAAATACGATTGCCCCTGTCCAGATATCTACGTAAACAGATGGTGAAAGCAAGCAAACGTGAACAGATGAGGTTGGCGGCTGAAAATGAAGCTAAAGATGTGGTTGTGCAACAGATGGTAGAACATCATCAGGGAGAGCGTATATTAATTATTGGTCAATATTTGCAGCAGCTAGAACGAGTGGCTCATCGATTAGATGTACCACTTGTGACCGGGAAAACACCTAATTCCAGACGGGAACAACTGTACCAACAATTCCGCCGAGGAGATATTGAAGTACTGGTGGTTTCGAAAGTAGCTAACTTTGCGGTTGACTTACCGGATGCCAGTGTTGCTATTCAATTGTCCGGAACATTTGGCTCACGGCAAGAAGAGGCACAGCGCTTAGGGAGAATTTTACGGCCTAAAAAGAAAAATGAAGCAATCTTTTATTCGCTAGTTTCACAAGGTTCGGTGGAGCAGAAGCATGCTTTTCATAGACAGCTCTTTCTCGTACAACAAGGGTATACATATCATACGATCGATGCAGACCATTGGAGGGATTGGCGAAGATGA
- a CDS encoding helicase-associated domain-containing protein has protein sequence MKSLEECLQALPADVRAQIRSTHSYPQQEATLEDVLTDIEYLHQCRSQLTIAEWQLLRSILFSSAAGGVSEESLFVDIVGRERLDRRVALIRLCQRGFLFCMRKPWGQRWYRCPLEVREAWYKVLFSTHTLARKKNVQTVSSEGGSLGQDFFHFLHLLHRDPLKLTVDGQITVRQERKLVAELQLEEDILDETIWCEHEGKSGVVRFLQTLGEELGIIKCVQEVCKVDELALNKWLALPSLQVESILYQYSKRGLLQGKLGKGGLWWLLEQQREGWITVNDLVKRWWEGVEEHEGSLQQEVEGIVAHWLRPLHVFGWMELGTSLGEWCFRWSEPAPLFRAAPMLSSVYVTADYEVLLPVLYDPQKKWHLSTFADYMGGDKVLTYLLTESSIARGKKAGMKVAKMIDFLEQISQNPVPSNVKEWLLYGDGGGDISLRNAILVEIEEEWLRDEIIHHPLLHVYFRNQVSPSTFEVDPVKEEELMKALHTEGYSQVWWKKKKTQAWEGNENQSLSQEQTFSLMQSDKECEEMVTTYPQLVDVMPEVARLPELWIKGMRSYHPSTLKEIVRTAVRLQLPLEIEERNESTSASLYPLRLEKEQGEWVVLGETEGGKEEQWILTNIHRARISLTSPSMSD, from the coding sequence ATGAAATCATTGGAAGAGTGCCTGCAAGCGTTACCTGCTGATGTGCGTGCACAAATACGGTCTACCCATTCATATCCTCAGCAAGAGGCCACCTTGGAAGATGTTCTCACAGATATAGAGTACTTACACCAATGCCGATCACAACTGACGATAGCAGAGTGGCAGCTTCTTCGCTCCATTTTATTTAGCTCAGCAGCAGGGGGTGTGAGCGAGGAAAGTCTATTTGTTGACATCGTCGGTAGAGAGAGATTAGATCGGCGCGTAGCATTGATTCGGTTATGTCAACGTGGTTTTTTATTTTGTATGCGCAAACCATGGGGACAGCGATGGTACAGATGTCCGCTTGAAGTAAGGGAAGCTTGGTACAAAGTTCTCTTCTCTACACATACACTGGCTCGCAAAAAAAATGTACAAACTGTATCAAGTGAGGGGGGCAGCTTAGGTCAAGATTTTTTTCATTTTTTGCATCTTCTTCATCGCGATCCATTGAAGTTGACGGTGGATGGTCAGATTACAGTGCGACAGGAACGTAAATTGGTGGCGGAGCTGCAGTTGGAAGAAGACATATTAGACGAGACAATTTGGTGTGAGCACGAAGGAAAGAGTGGAGTCGTTCGTTTCTTGCAAACGCTGGGGGAAGAGTTGGGTATCATCAAGTGTGTGCAGGAAGTGTGTAAGGTAGATGAGTTGGCGTTAAACAAATGGTTAGCACTACCCAGTCTTCAGGTGGAGTCCATTCTTTATCAGTATAGCAAGCGAGGGCTGCTGCAAGGAAAGTTAGGGAAAGGCGGGTTATGGTGGTTGCTGGAACAGCAACGAGAGGGCTGGATAACGGTGAATGATCTGGTGAAGCGGTGGTGGGAAGGAGTAGAGGAACACGAAGGGTCGCTGCAACAAGAGGTAGAAGGAATTGTTGCACATTGGTTGCGCCCCTTACACGTTTTTGGCTGGATGGAATTGGGGACATCTTTAGGAGAATGGTGCTTCCGTTGGAGTGAACCAGCTCCGTTATTCCGAGCGGCTCCCATGCTTTCTTCTGTATACGTTACAGCTGACTATGAGGTATTACTCCCTGTGTTGTATGATCCACAGAAAAAGTGGCATTTATCAACATTTGCAGATTATATGGGGGGAGATAAAGTACTTACCTATCTCTTAACAGAGTCTTCTATCGCACGTGGGAAGAAAGCAGGTATGAAGGTAGCCAAGATGATAGATTTTCTGGAGCAGATTAGTCAAAACCCCGTTCCTTCCAACGTAAAGGAGTGGTTGTTATATGGAGACGGAGGAGGCGATATTTCGCTACGTAATGCAATACTTGTAGAAATTGAAGAGGAGTGGTTACGTGACGAAATCATACACCATCCTCTTTTGCACGTGTATTTTCGTAATCAGGTGAGTCCTTCTACGTTTGAAGTTGATCCTGTCAAGGAAGAAGAATTGATGAAGGCTCTGCATACAGAAGGATATAGCCAAGTGTGGTGGAAAAAGAAGAAAACGCAGGCTTGGGAGGGTAATGAAAATCAGTCTTTGTCTCAAGAGCAGACGTTTTCTTTAATGCAGAGCGATAAAGAGTGTGAGGAGATGGTGACTACCTATCCCCAGTTAGTAGACGTAATGCCGGAAGTAGCACGTTTACCTGAGCTGTGGATAAAGGGAATGCGATCTTATCATCCGTCAACGTTAAAAGAGATCGTACGGACAGCAGTGCGATTACAGCTTCCACTTGAAATAGAAGAACGAAACGAATCGACATCTGCTTCGCTCTACCCTCTTCGATTAGAGAAAGAGCAAGGAGAGTGGGTGGTTTTAGGTGAGACGGAGGGTGGGAAAGAAGAGCAGTGGATACTTACCAATATTCATCGTGCACGGATCTCTTTAACGAGCCCAAGCATGAGTGATTAG
- a CDS encoding YlbF family regulator produces the protein MPALDMTEILLRIDQLAEGIKECDEMKEYLEWKRRVTEDVEAQRLIQEFQRFKEKVEEVERFGHFHPDYRSAKKEAAGKLSQLAQHPLIGSYMKAEEKLDQLLSEVSRLIAQPVSETIKVPINDPRQAKKRSGCG, from the coding sequence ATGCCTGCATTGGACATGACGGAAATCCTTCTCAGAATTGATCAATTAGCAGAAGGAATAAAAGAATGTGATGAAATGAAGGAATACCTGGAGTGGAAGCGGCGAGTGACCGAGGATGTAGAGGCACAAAGGCTGATTCAGGAATTTCAGCGTTTCAAAGAAAAAGTAGAAGAAGTGGAGCGTTTTGGGCACTTTCACCCTGATTACAGGTCAGCTAAAAAAGAAGCAGCTGGGAAACTGTCGCAACTTGCACAGCATCCACTTATCGGTTCATATATGAAGGCAGAAGAAAAGTTAGATCAATTGCTAAGTGAAGTATCCCGTTTGATAGCACAACCAGTATCTGAAACGATTAAAGTGCCAATCAACGATCCCCGTCAAGCGAAGAAGCGTTCCGGTTGTGGTTAG